The genomic interval TCATCACGGATATTATGATGCCGGAGATGGATGGACTGGAAATTCTGCTGAAGATCCGGGGAGCCGACCGGAACCTTCCGATTATTGCCATATCAGGCGGTATGCGGGATCTTCCGATCAATTTTCTGCGGCAGGCCAAGCTGTTTGGAGCGCAGGAAGTCTTTGAAAAACCGGTTCCGCTGGACGTACTGGGGGAAGCTGTAGACCGGGCGCTGACGGCTGAAGTGGATACTGTGGCAGAATAGGCGTTTTCTCCGCCCGTCACACGGAAAAGGCCGGATTCATCCGGCCTTTTCACAGGGTGTGCGGGACCAGCAGGGCCGATCAGTTTTCCGCACTGCTGAAAAGCACTTTACCGTTATCATCGTTTGTAATGGTGAATTCCTCGATGTGGAAATGGGCGTCTGAAACAAACGTCAGGTGACCGTGGAATTCCTGTTCCATATCAATCAGTGCCTGTTCATCCTCTTTACGAAGCCGGTCCAGCACCTGCGGATTCACTGTCACACGCATGGAATGCGTACCGTTCCGGTCTTTACGCATGCACTCGCTCACCCGACGCTGAATTTCCACACTCATCGAGAGCGGGGATTTCACACGGCCGCGGCCCCGGCAGTAATGGCAGTCCACATAGCCCGAGGTGAAAATCGATTCCTCCACCCGCTGGCGGGTCATTTCCAGCAGACCAAGCTGAGAAATCTGCAGCACATTGGTCCGTGCCCGGTCCTTTTTCAGCGCCTCTTTCAGTGCCCGGTAAACCGCGTTCTGATCCTTCTTCGATTTCATATCGATGAAGTCGACAATCACCAGTCCGCCGACATTCCGCAGCCGCAGCTGACGGGCGACCTCTTCGGCCGATTCGAGGTTGACCTGGAGAATGGATTCATCCTGTGATTTGCTGCCTTTATGACGGCCGGTATTCACATCGATCGCCACCAGAGCTTCGGTTTCATCGAAGATCAGGTAGGCCCCGGACTTCATCCAGACCTTTCGGCGGTAGGCGGATTCAATCTGTTTCTCCACATCAAAATAATCGAAGATGGGTTCTTCTCCGCCATACATCTGCACCCAGTTCCGCGAGCGGCGCGAAAACTTGGCAATGATCTGGCGGGTCTTTTCAAACAGCTCGCGGTTGTCGATGTAGATGCGGTCGATATCTTCGGTCAGGTAATCCCGGACTACGCGCTCCGCCAGTTTCGGTTCGGAATAGAGTTCGCACGGAGCCGGCTTGTTTTTGATGCCGTCTTCGATATCGTTCCAGATTTCGAACAGCGTGCGGGCATCACGTGCGAAGCTGACTTTGCGCGTGCCGGAACCGGCGGTGCGCACAATCAGGCCGATATTATCCGGAACCGGCAGGCGGCTCAGGATTTTTTTCAGGCGGTTGCGTTCCTTTACATCATCGATTTTACGGGAAATCCCTTTCAGGTGGGTGCCCGGCATCATCACCAGATAACGTCCCGGAATACTCAGGTTGGCGGTAACACGCGGCCCTTTGGTGCCGATGGCATCCTTGGTGACCTGCACAATAATTTCCGAACCGATCGGGAAGATTTTCTGCATCTCACCGGGTTTGTATTTTTTCCGCCGGCGCGTCGAGCTTTTGGCCCGGACTCCCTCTTCGCGCTCAAGCCGGGCGGCATCTTCCGGAATCATATCCCAGTAGTGAATAAAGGCGTTTTTCTTCAGGCCGATATCCACAAAAGCCGCCTGCAGACCGTCTTCCAGATTCTGGATTTTGCCTTTAAAAATACTGCCGACGATACGGTTGTCTTCCTGTCGTTCAATGTGGAAATTATCCAGTTTTCCATCTTCAAGCACCGCCACCCGGGTTTCGAGTTTTTCGATGTTGATGATGATCTCCTTTTTTTCCCGCTTATTGCCTCCAAAGGCTTTCAGTTTTTTAAGCATGGTTGTTCTCCTATTCTAATTTCTTATTCTCCGCCGTTGGTACACACTTTGCACCAGGCCGAGTGCGATAAGGGTGCTCACCATGAAAGACCCGCCATAGCTCATCAGCGGCAGCGGCAGTCCGGTGATCGGCAGAACACCAATCGTCATCGCAATGTTTACAAACACATGGCAGAACAGCATGACGCCGATTCCCAGCGCCATGAGTCGCCCAAACTCATCACGGGATCGTAACGATACCCGCATACAACGTCCTAACAGCACGGCATAGAGCGTCAGAATAAACGCACTGCCAATAAATCCGGTCTCTTCCGAGATGACACAGAAAATAAAATCCGACTGCGCAACCGCCGAGGGCAGGAACCCGAGAATATTCTGGGTACCGTGCAAATAGCCCTTTCCGTGCAGTCCGCCCGATCCCACCGCAATCTGCGACTGCAGTTTATTCCAGCCGGCGTCGGCGATGTCGTGGCCGTCGCGCACAAAAACGCGGATGCGGTCTTTCTGATAATCCTGCAGAATCGGCATACGCGGCAGGATTTCGGTTTTGTCGGGGACATAGCCGTTATCGAGCTGCTCCTGCGTGGGCCGCTCATATTTAATCCATAGGCAGGCCGTCGCCCCGGCCAGCACAACCACTGCGAGGCCGATCAGCAGCAGCTTCCGTTTAACCCCTGCATAAAGCATGATGGCCAGTGTGATCGGTGCAAGGGTCAGCGAGGTGCTCAGATCCGGCTCAATGGCAATCAGTACAAACGGCAGCCCCGCAATCGCTGCACAGACAAAAAACGTTTTCCATTCATCCACATCACGATCCGGAGCGGAAAGGTAGGCTCCGAGTTTAATCGCCACCGCAATTTTTCCCAGTTCCGAAGGTTGCAGCGTGAAACCGGGCAGCGGAATCCACCGTTGCGCACCGTTGTTCGGCGGAAAGAGGAAAACCGCCAGCAGCAGGATAATCGCCCCCGCATAAATCCACCACGAGAGTGTGGAAATCACTTTATAATCAAACCAGACCAGCGCCGCATACACGCCCATACCGAGCAGGGCAAACAGCAGCTGCTTTTCCCAGGTGTCACCATAGAGATCCGCCGATTTAAACCGTGCACTGAACACAAAAGCCACGCTCATGGTGATCAGCAGGAAGATGGTGCTCAGCATAGTCCAGTCCAGACGTCTGGCTTCAATGCCGTTCATCAGCTCTCCTCCTTTCCGAGCGTTCCATCGTACTCAAATATTTTTGTATACAGATCATGCAGACGCGGGCCGATGGAGCGGCCGCCGGAAACGCCGTCTTCAACCAGCATGGCGACGGCATATTTCGGAAAATGGTAGGGAGCATAGGAAATCATCCAGGTGTGCACACTGCTGACCACTTCGCCGTCGACCAGCTTTTTATACTGCGCCGACCCGGTCTTGCCCGCAATCAGAACCCCGTCAACCGCCGCCGCTTTGGCGGAGCCTTCAGGATGGTTGACCACATCGTGCATGCCGCCGCGCACCACTTCGAGGGCTTCAATCGGAACGTCGAGCTGCCGGTAGGCCCAGGTGGGATTGGTGTTATAGGGGTCATCCGGGCTGTTGCGCCACTTTTTGACCAGGCGCGGACGGTAGACCCGGCCGCCGTTGGCGATGGTGGCGGCTACCATGGCCATCTGCAGCGGGCTTGCCAGAATGGCTCCCTGGCCGATTGACATATTGCATGCATCAACCGTATTGATCGCATGGTCCGGCAGGTTGCCGTATTTGACATTCTTCTGTTCCGGCGGGTCATCCAGGTTCGGGAAGAGACCGGCATACTGGCCGATGCCGAATTCGTGCGCCATCTCGCGAATGGGTTCATACCCCACGTCCTGTACCATTTCAAACATATACACATTGCACGAAACCATCAGGGCCTGGCGTGCATTGATCACGCCGTGTTCGCCATAGCGCGAATGGATCCAGCATTTCATACGGCGTTTACCCACATAGTAGGGATTATGACAGTCGTGATAGACTTCGGCATAATCCGGATTTTCCCGCAGCGCACCGAGTACAGCAATCGGTTTAAAGGTCGAACCCGGCGGATACTGGCCGAATACCGCCCGGTGGAACGTCCGCGAAAAAGGATCCTTATTCAGAGCCATCCGGTATTTTGCCGAAGCCATATAGGCATTGGGATCGAATGAAGGCGCGCTGACCATGGCCAGCACATCGCCGTTATTGGGATCAAGCACCACGCACGCGCCCTTCACCGGAAGATGCGGATCCTCACCGTCCTGTTTGGTCAGCAGGGCCTCCATGGCAAACTGCTGGATATTCTGATCGATGGTCAGCTGCAGGTCACCGCCGGCCTTCGGGCGCCGGGTCTGAAGGTCGGAGTGGTGGTATCCGGAGGCATCAATACGCACGAGTTTATACCCCGGTTCTCCTTCCAGCAGATCATTATACGTGCCTTCGAGCCCTTTGCGGCCCTCAATGCCGCGCATATCATAGTGGATCTTTTCGCCGGTATCCTCCGCTTCGTTGATGGCATCCGCCGCCAGGGTGAATCCGATGAGATGGGCATTGGTTTCCCCGAAGGGATAGGTACGCGCCGGCTGATAATAGATATCCGTTCCGGGCAGCATTGAGCAGGTGTCGGCCCATTTGGCGATGGTGGCATCGTTCAGGTGCTGCCAGGCCAGCAGCGGCAGCGGTTTCTGCAGGATGATGTGGTCCACGATCTGCTGATAACGCACCTTGCGCGGAATGCCGATACGTTCCGAAATTTCATACACCAGCTCCAGCGTATTGGCTGCCGTCGACGTCGGCGTTTTAATCAACTCCTTTGTATTAAAGACAATCCGGTCCGTGCTCAGCGGATCATGTTTTTTCAGGCCGGGGATTTTCCGCTCATCATTCCAGCGTCCGAAAACGCCCTGCCAGACGCCCAGCGTTTTATCATCCAGTTTATTCCACACCACCAGCGGTTCATTCGGCGTCAGCGCAAAATGGCGTTTGATATCGCGGTAGCTGATGTCCGGTTTCACGCCGATCGACTGCCAGATGCGGTGCATCAGTTCAAGGGTGTTGGCAACAGCCGAACGCGGTGCGCGCATTTCTTCGGTATAGATCGCAATGCAATAGTTCGGAACGCTGTCGGCCAGCACCTCGCCGTTGGTATCGAAAATCTTGCCGCGTACTGCCGGAAGCCGGACGCGCCGAACCGACTGGTCATGGAAAACCTCATCAAATCCGCTTTTGCCGCGCACCTGCAGATTCCAGAGTCTGGTACCCAGAAAGAACAGAGACGCCATCATGATACCGAACACCGCCCAGATCACCACCGGGCTCGACTCCTGTTTCTGTTTCACTTTTATTGCCATCCGTAATCCCTCCGTTGGGGCAGCAGGGCTTCAAGCCGGATAATGGCATGGGAAACAGGCGGCAGGGTAACCATGCCGAGCAGAAAAGCGCCGATCAACCGGTGCAGGGTCTGCCCGAAATGGAACGGACGCTGGCCGGAGGCCGTAAAAATAAGCAGCGCGACAACGGTACAGAAAACCCCGATCACCGCACCGAGAAAAAGCTGCGTAAACAGGCCGTCCACAAAGATTTCATTACGGATGCGGTTTGCAAGTATTCCAATAGCAGGAAAGGCCAGCAGTGCCGGGCCGAACGATCCCGGTTCCAGACCGTCCTGCATAATGGCCGCGGCAAAAACCGCCAGCCACATATCGCGGTTGTCCCGCCGCAGCGCATAATGCAGCACCAGCGCCGCAAGAATCGGGGGTTTCATTCCGCCGAAAAGCGGCCACGAAGGCAGCACCATCTGCAGCAGCGCGCCAAACAGAATAATGAACAGCATCAGCACCCGGCGTTTCATCGCTTACCTCCGGAGAGGTGGGGGATTTCCGATTGCTGATTGCCGGTTTTTGATGGGGTTCCAATGCATACACCTGCGTGGTCCCGTGCAATCGGCAATCGGCAGTCAGTCATCAGAAACCGAAGGTCACAGAGGAACATCATTTTTCCTCCTGTCCGGTTTCGGAAACGACAAAAACGTAGTCCAGCAGGCCGACAGTTGCGCGCGGGACGATTTCCGCATATTGAAAAAGGCCGGAATCATCCGTGTAGATTTTCTCAATATAGCCGATATGCACGCCCTTCGGAAACCGGCCGTCGCCACTGGACAGGCCTGATGTCACCACTTCATCGCCGATTCGGATTTCGGCATCTTTATTGATAAATTCCATGCGGGCCTGCGGTTCGCCGCGCAGATTACTGCCCGTTCCGCGAACGAGCCCGAACACGTTTGCACGTGCCAGTTTGGCGGAAACCCGGCAGGCAGGGTCGGAAACCAGCAGAACATCGCTGGTCAGCGGGGTGACTTCGGTGGTCCGGCCGACCAGCCCGTCGGGGCTGATCACCGCACGGTTTTCCCGAATGCCGTTTTTATAGCCCTTGCCCAGCCGGACCGTATTCCACCATCCGGAAATATTGCGGCTTACCACATCGCAGGGAATCATCCGGTGGGGGCTGGCCTGGTGAAATTCGAGGGCTCGGCGCAGGCGCAGATTATCCGCCTCGATATCACGGAGCCGGTTGAGTTCGGCCTGTACGCGCACAAGTTCATGCGACAGTTCGCGGTTTTTTTCCACCGCGCCGCCTATGCCCCGTATCGCTGCAGCTGTTTCTGTCAGGCGCTGCCAGATTCTGGAAGCCCCTTTTTCAGCCGGTGCCATAGCACCGCGTACCGCCCCTTTACCCTTAAGGGTCAATGAAGGAAGCGGAACAAACACCACAATCAGCACAAAGCCGATTGCTGCGGCATACATCAATTTTCTGTTCCTCAACACGTTCCGTCCCTACCGGGAGGACGAGCGCATCAGCCGATGCAGGGAACGGGTCTTATCGATCCGTATTAACTGTTCGGACCCGCCATTTTACGTAGGAAGTTAATTTCGTGCAGGACAATGCCGGTGCCTTCGGCCACAGCGCTCAGCGGATCATCCGCCACATGCACGGGCAGGGCGGTTTTTTCCGAAATAAGCACATCCAGACCGCGGAGCAGTGCTCCGCCGCCGGCCAGCACCATGCCCCGATCGACCAGGTCGGCCGACAGTTCCGGAAGACAGCGCTCGAGTGTAACACGCACCGCCTCCACAATGGCATTCACCGGTTCCTGCAAAGCCTGGCGCACCTCTTCGGAGCTGATTGTCAGCGTCCGCGGCAGGCCGGCCACCAGATCCCGTCCCTTCACTTCCATGGTGCTCTCATCACCGGAAGTCAGGGCGGATCCCATCGTAATCTTAATTTCCTCGGCGGTTCTCTCTCCAATCAGCAAGTTATATTCCCTTTTTATATGCTGAATTATCGCCTCATCCATCTCATCGCCACCGACGCGCACACTCCGGCTGTATACAATACCGGCGAGGGAAATCACGGCAACCTCGGTCGTGCCTCCCCCGATATCCACGATCATATTACCGGCGGGTTCCTGTACAGGCAGGCCCACTCCAATCGCGGCAGCCATCGGCTCTTCTATTAAAAACACATCGCGCGCGCCCGCATGCATTGCGGAATCCTTCACCGCGCGCTTCTCAACTTCCGTAATACCGCTGGGTACAGCAATCACGACTCGCGGCCGTACCAGGCGGCTCCGGTTATGCACCTTCTGAATAAAATAGCGGAGCATCGCCTCGGTAACCTCAAAATCCGCGATCACTCCGCTCTTCAGCGGGCGGATAGCCACAATGTTGCCTGGGGTACGACCGAGCATTCGTTTCGCCTCGTCGCCTACCGCCAGAACCCGGTTCGTGCCGGCCTGCACCGCCACTACCGAGGGTTCGCGAATCACGATGCCGCGATCCCGCGCGTACACCAATGTATTCGCAGTTCCCAGATCGATTCCTATATCGCTGGAAAACATTCCCATGGCCCGGTTCAACATATTGACTTTTCCTTTAACTAAAATGGTCTGGTGTAAAATCGAGAAACAATGTGACAAAACGCCGCAAATGGTCAAGGCCTAAACGTTAGCATCGGATGTGCCAGCTGCATATTTTTTAAAAACTTTAACCCGATGTGGTGTCCGTATCCCCGCCGCCGCGTTTGCCGGACTGCGGAAGCGAGGCGTCTTAACTGCGAAAAGGCACAAAGATATACCGGGATCCATTGCGTGAAAACTGCAGCGGCAAGCAAATGCCCGGAATAACCGGCAACGCACCGAAACAGGGAGGCCGCTCATGCTCAAAAAACCGGGGTGCATAAGCCCGCCCGGCGGTCGGGCGCTACCTGAACGGCACTGAACGGGGTGTAATACCAAACGTTAAAACTATCCGGTATAAATTTGATCCCTCGCAGAGGACGCAGAAAAATTCAGTCATAAAGGGCTCCGCGTTCTGCGTCTCTGCGCGGAAAAACGCTGTCGTTAAGACCGGAATGTTGTAGTAAAGGGTATAAATCATTCTCTTTCCGAAGCAGATCGGTGGTCTGCGACCCCCGCCGTTTTGGTTGATTCGGGTACCGCAGGAAGCGGGTGATGCGGCAGCTGTACCGCAGGCGGCCCGCCTGCTCTCCCAGAGATGAAGCACATTCAAATATCCTTAACGCAGTGCGACTCGGGCACTGCCACGAAATCTGCGAACGGCCCATGTATTACAATATTGTAGCCTTTTGACTCCGCCGAACCGCCGGCGATAAATCCGGATTATTTCGGTCTCGTATATCGGCACGCAGGAAATTCCGGGCAGCCCCGGAAAGGCCGGCCGCTATTCGGGCCTTTCCGCGCTGTCTTGGTAACGCCGCTCCGGAAATTGTCCCCAGAATAAGTAACAGCAAAATCAGGATGACGATTAATAACTCTAAAATCTAAACTTCTGCGGCTAAGTGAGTAGTCTATATTGCTCCGCCCACGCCTTTAAACTTCTCCACGAAAGCGGAAATCTTCTCGAACACGGTCTGCTTCTTAGTTCTGTATTCCGGATTGAGAGGACTCATTTTGGGCAGTGTGGCGTTGAGTGCGGTGCCGTTTTCGGTCGCGAATTCGCGCTTTAACGAGGCCGTGATATAACGCCGCGTCTCTTCCGGATTCAGTCCCTCCGACTGGATCAGTTTCTCGGCTTCGCGTTTTTGTTCTGCCTGAGCAAATTGGAAGAAGGCGTCGATCACACTGGCCTTGTCGCCGAGATCGTCAAGATTGGTTTGATTAATGAAGTCCACAATCAGGCTCTCTTTGGCCCGGTTCCCGATGCTGGCCCGAATGACCCGTCTTACCTCATCAATAAGATGATCCTTGTTGTCGGTGTTCTTGTGGTGCTCAAAAATAAGCTCCAGAATATAATCGAGATTAATTTCCTGGGATTTCAGCAAATCCACCTCAAAGATCACATCGTCCCAATCTACGGAGGATTTTTCTTTTTGGTCCCCTTGTTTCCGCTGCCGCAACCAGTCGCGGGTGTCGTTGTAGGTGGACCGGTAATCCTGGACCAGTCGTTCGGAAGGAACATCTATTTTTTGCATCGCCTTGATGTCATCATCGCTCAGGTAATGTTTCGCTTTAAATTCCTCGACCGCTTCGGGATCTTTCAGATCGACCGACTGCAGGGCTGTGAGTCCGGTAAATTCATCGAAGTTTCGCAGAATGTTCTCCACCCGCAGGTATTCTCCAAACAGTTTTACGAACTCCTTTTTATCCTTTTCTTTGATGATTGCGCTCGGGTCAGGAAAACGGCTTTGCAGTTCTTTCACCACCTCCGCATAGCCCCGGCAGGCCCTGCCGGTGACGATGTCGGTAAAGCCCTCCATGTATTCTTTGTAGCTCTTTTCCAATACCACGTTTTTGGTGTTTGCATCGCCAAAGAGGGTGATGGTGTCGATGGTGTTTTTCTCTAAATCGCGGAAGGTGACAATGTTGCCGAAGGTTTTGGTGGCATCATAAATCCGGTTGGTGCGCGAAAACGCCTGCAGCAGTCCGTGGTAGCGCAGGTTCTTATCGACAAAGAGGGTGTTAAGGGCCGGCGCATCGAAGCCGGTCAGGAACATTCCCACTACAATCAGTAGGTCCACCTCCTGTTTCTGTACTCTCAGTGCCAAATCGCGGTAATAGTTCTGGAAGCCTTTGCTGTCGACCCCGTAGTTCGTTTTGAACGCGGCGTTGTAGTCGGCGATGGCGGCGCCGAGAAATTCCTTGGCGCTGCTGTTCATGGCCGACACCTCGAAACTTTCGTCGGGAATGTCACCAATGGCATCCTGTTCCTCGTTGGCCGCGAAAGAGAAAATGGTGGCCACTTTGAGGCGTTTCTGCTCTTCAACATCTTCCTGCAGCTCGCGGAAGGCCTCATAATACGCTTTAGCCGCATCCACACTGCTCACGGCAAACATGGCATTGAAGCCTTTCGCTCCCCGATGGACGCGATGCGTCTTCTGGGAGAAATTTTTCAGAATGTAGCCGGTGATCTCGCGAATCCGATCCGGATGGAGCAGAGCCTGTTTATTCTCGGCAGCGCTGAGTTTTTTCTCATCCTGCTCGGTTTCGATGGCTTTGAATCTCGGGCGCACATCATTGTAGTCCACCTTGAACTTCAACACCTTCTCATCGCGAATGGCATCGGTAATCACGTAGGAATGCAGCTCTTGTCCAAAAACGCTTCCGGTGGTTTCGGCCCCCAGAGCGTTCTGGGGAAAGATCGGCGTACCGGTGAACCCGAATTGATAATAGCGTTTGAACTTCTTCTGCAGATTTTTCTGCGCCTCGCCGAACTGGCTGCGGTGGCACTCATCAAAGATGAAAACCACTTGTTTACGGTAGACGGGCAGATCTTTTTCTCCCCGCATCAGATTGTTGAGCTTCTGGATGGTGGTGACGATGATCTTGTTATCGTCCTTCTCCAGATTCCGTTTCAGTCCGGCGGTGTTTTCAGAACCGTTGACGCTATCGGGAGAGAAACGCTGGTATTCCTTCATCGTCTGGTAATCGAGATCCTTGCGGTCGACGACGAAGAGGACTTTGTCGATGAATTCCAGCTCGGTGGCCAAGCGTGCGGCCTTGAAGC from Verrucomicrobia bacterium S94 carries:
- the mreC gene encoding rod shape-determining protein MreC, translating into MYAAAIGFVLIVVFVPLPSLTLKGKGAVRGAMAPAEKGASRIWQRLTETAAAIRGIGGAVEKNRELSHELVRVQAELNRLRDIEADNLRLRRALEFHQASPHRMIPCDVVSRNISGWWNTVRLGKGYKNGIRENRAVISPDGLVGRTTEVTPLTSDVLLVSDPACRVSAKLARANVFGLVRGTGSNLRGEPQARMEFINKDAEIRIGDEVVTSGLSSGDGRFPKGVHIGYIEKIYTDDSGLFQYAEIVPRATVGLLDYVFVVSETGQEEK
- the rodA gene encoding rod shape-determining protein RodA, which produces MNGIEARRLDWTMLSTIFLLITMSVAFVFSARFKSADLYGDTWEKQLLFALLGMGVYAALVWFDYKVISTLSWWIYAGAIILLLAVFLFPPNNGAQRWIPLPGFTLQPSELGKIAVAIKLGAYLSAPDRDVDEWKTFFVCAAIAGLPFVLIAIEPDLSTSLTLAPITLAIMLYAGVKRKLLLIGLAVVVLAGATACLWIKYERPTQEQLDNGYVPDKTEILPRMPILQDYQKDRIRVFVRDGHDIADAGWNKLQSQIAVGSGGLHGKGYLHGTQNILGFLPSAVAQSDFIFCVISEETGFIGSAFILTLYAVLLGRCMRVSLRSRDEFGRLMALGIGVMLFCHVFVNIAMTIGVLPITGLPLPLMSYGGSFMVSTLIALGLVQSVYQRRRIRN
- a CDS encoding rod shape-determining protein, which gives rise to MLNRAMGMFSSDIGIDLGTANTLVYARDRGIVIREPSVVAVQAGTNRVLAVGDEAKRMLGRTPGNIVAIRPLKSGVIADFEVTEAMLRYFIQKVHNRSRLVRPRVVIAVPSGITEVEKRAVKDSAMHAGARDVFLIEEPMAAAIGVGLPVQEPAGNMIVDIGGGTTEVAVISLAGIVYSRSVRVGGDEMDEAIIQHIKREYNLLIGERTAEEIKITMGSALTSGDESTMEVKGRDLVAGLPRTLTISSEEVRQALQEPVNAIVEAVRVTLERCLPELSADLVDRGMVLAGGGALLRGLDVLISEKTALPVHVADDPLSAVAEGTGIVLHEINFLRKMAGPNS
- a CDS encoding type I restriction endonuclease subunit R, producing MINYNTIAETKNFIVLDRYQRDSAVNEGYQSEDALEQEFVRDLEAQGYSYAPEIRSPEAMRANVRVQLEKLNDVQFTDEEWKRFTDSYLDPASENSTDKARKIHEDYIHDFVFDDGHIENIYLLDKKNVLKNKLQVIRQFEQSGTQANRYDVTILVNGLPLVQVELKKRGVAIREAFNQVHRYSKESFNSENSLYKFLQLFVISNGTDTRYFANTTKRDKNSFDFTMNWALADNSPIRDLKDFTTTFFQKNTLLEVLLKYSVLSVDHTLLVMRPYQIAAAERILWKIKSAYQAKNWSRPEGGGFIWHTTGSGKTLTSFKAARLATELEFIDKVLFVVDRKDLDYQTMKEYQRFSPDSVNGSENTAGLKRNLEKDDNKIIVTTIQKLNNLMRGEKDLPVYRKQVVFIFDECHRSQFGEAQKNLQKKFKRYYQFGFTGTPIFPQNALGAETTGSVFGQELHSYVITDAIRDEKVLKFKVDYNDVRPRFKAIETEQDEKKLSAAENKQALLHPDRIREITGYILKNFSQKTHRVHRGAKGFNAMFAVSSVDAAKAYYEAFRELQEDVEEQKRLKVATIFSFAANEEQDAIGDIPDESFEVSAMNSSAKEFLGAAIADYNAAFKTNYGVDSKGFQNYYRDLALRVQKQEVDLLIVVGMFLTGFDAPALNTLFVDKNLRYHGLLQAFSRTNRIYDATKTFGNIVTFRDLEKNTIDTITLFGDANTKNVVLEKSYKEYMEGFTDIVTGRACRGYAEVVKELQSRFPDPSAIIKEKDKKEFVKLFGEYLRVENILRNFDEFTGLTALQSVDLKDPEAVEEFKAKHYLSDDDIKAMQKIDVPSERLVQDYRSTYNDTRDWLRQRKQGDQKEKSSVDWDDVIFEVDLLKSQEINLDYILELIFEHHKNTDNKDHLIDEVRRVIRASIGNRAKESLIVDFINQTNLDDLGDKASVIDAFFQFAQAEQKREAEKLIQSEGLNPEETRRYITASLKREFATENGTALNATLPKMSPLNPEYRTKKQTVFEKISAFVEKFKGVGGAI
- the mreD gene encoding rod shape-determining protein MreD gives rise to the protein MKRRVLMLFIILFGALLQMVLPSWPLFGGMKPPILAALVLHYALRRDNRDMWLAVFAAAIMQDGLEPGSFGPALLAFPAIGILANRIRNEIFVDGLFTQLFLGAVIGVFCTVVALLIFTASGQRPFHFGQTLHRLIGAFLLGMVTLPPVSHAIIRLEALLPQRRDYGWQ
- a CDS encoding Rne/Rng family ribonuclease; protein product: MLKKLKAFGGNKREKKEIIINIEKLETRVAVLEDGKLDNFHIERQEDNRIVGSIFKGKIQNLEDGLQAAFVDIGLKKNAFIHYWDMIPEDAARLEREEGVRAKSSTRRRKKYKPGEMQKIFPIGSEIIVQVTKDAIGTKGPRVTANLSIPGRYLVMMPGTHLKGISRKIDDVKERNRLKKILSRLPVPDNIGLIVRTAGSGTRKVSFARDARTLFEIWNDIEDGIKNKPAPCELYSEPKLAERVVRDYLTEDIDRIYIDNRELFEKTRQIIAKFSRRSRNWVQMYGGEEPIFDYFDVEKQIESAYRRKVWMKSGAYLIFDETEALVAIDVNTGRHKGSKSQDESILQVNLESAEEVARQLRLRNVGGLVIVDFIDMKSKKDQNAVYRALKEALKKDRARTNVLQISQLGLLEMTRQRVEESIFTSGYVDCHYCRGRGRVKSPLSMSVEIQRRVSECMRKDRNGTHSMRVTVNPQVLDRLRKEDEQALIDMEQEFHGHLTFVSDAHFHIEEFTITNDDNGKVLFSSAEN
- a CDS encoding response regulator, producing the protein MATIIVIDDDKTIQTVFEQFLVRKGHEVMLADDGRKGMKMIEEGAPDLVITDIMMPEMDGLEILLKIRGADRNLPIIAISGGMRDLPINFLRQAKLFGAQEVFEKPVPLDVLGEAVDRALTAEVDTVAE